Proteins encoded within one genomic window of Zootoca vivipara chromosome 12, rZooViv1.1, whole genome shotgun sequence:
- the PTF1A gene encoding pancreas transcription factor 1 subunit alpha yields MEAVLLEHFPAGLDSFTSAPYFDDEDFFTDQSSRDPLEGDELLEADVDFLTPQFQACYRGGDGGACVGAGPGGEPEGAFCCEEAAGSFSSSFSPPSSPSSSSFGAECCGSAASPRAGLKALSAAAAARRRRRVRSETELQQLRQAANVRERRRMQSINDAFEGLRSHIPTLPYEKRLSKVDTLRLAIGYINFLSELVQSDLPLRGAGTQSPCQPKKVIICHRGTRSPSPSDPDYGLPPLAGHSLSWTDEKQLKEQNIIRTAKVWTPEDPRKLNSKPSLNNIENEPPFDFVA; encoded by the exons ATGGAGGCGGTGTTGCTGGAGCACTTCCCCGCGGGGTTGGACTCTTTTACCTCAGCGCCTTACTTCGACGACGAGGACTTCTTCACCGACCAGTCGTCCCGCGACCCCCTGGAAGGCGACGAGCTGCTGGAGGCCGACGTGGACTTTCTGACGCCTCAGTTCCAGGCCTGCTACCGCGGCGGCGACGGAGGGGCCTGCGTTGGCGCCGGGCCCGGGGGTGAGCCAGAGGGCGCCTTCTGCTGCGAGGAGGCGGCGGGCAGCTTCTCGTCGTCCTTCTCGCCGCCTTCGTCGCCGTCGTCGAGCAGCTTCGGTGCCGAGTGCTGCGGCAGCGCGGCGTCGCCCCGGGCGGGCCTAAAGGCGCTGAGCGCGGCGGCCGCGGCGAGGCGCCGGCGCCGGGTGCGCTCGGAGACCGAGCTGCAGCAGCTGCGTCAGGCGGCCAACGTGCGCGAGCGGCGGCGGATGCAGTCCATCAACGACGCCTTCGAGGGGCTGCGCTCGCACATCCCCACGCTGCCCTACGAGAAGCGCCTCTCCAAGGTGGACACGCTGCGCCTCGCCATCGGCTACATCAACTTCCTCAGCGAGCTGGTCCAGTCCGACCTGCCCTTGCGCGGCGCCGGCACCCAAAGCCCCTGTCAGCCCAAGAAGGTCATCATCTGCCACCGGGGGACAA GATCACCTTCTCCAAGCGACCCAGATTATGGACTTCCTCCTTTGGCTGGGCATTCTCTCTCCTGGACTGACGAGAAACAGCTGAAGGAACAAAACATTATTAGGACTGCTAAAGTGTGGACCCCTGAAGACCCTAGAAAATTAAACAGCAAGCCTTCCTTAAACAACATAGAAAATGAACCCCCCTTTGACTTTGTAGCATGA